The Propionispora hippei DSM 15287 nucleotide sequence ATATCATCCAGAAAAGGTAATAGCTTGGCAACATAATCCTCGCTGTCGATAATCTCCACTAAAATGGGTAAATCACTGGATAAATCCACAATACTGGCCGTATGAATCCGGCTGTTGGCCCCATAACCCACGATGCCGCGGAACACCGTCGCTCCTGCCATGTCCAGTTCCTTAGCCTTCTCCACAATGGCTTGATACAAAGAACGCCGTTTCCAGTGATCGCTTTCCCCGATATAAATCCGTAATCGTTTGGCCTGACTCGCAATTTTGGGCACAAAGACTCCTCCTTCAACTTGATACCAATCAACTTTTTATAGCCCTGCTGCCTACAACCACCTAAACCGGTATAGCAGCGTGTATGATCCTTTGCAGCCTGGTCGCCGGCTGCCACCACGGCAGCCAATACGGCCCGGGCCAGCCAGCTACCGGGCCGTATTTTTGTAATTTTTTCATTAGCCTCAGAGAGTGCTTAATTATCCGAAACAACCCTAACAGCGCTTTTTGTACCATACTTCGTTAACATTTTTTGATATGCTATCTTTATTTTACCACAACAACCGGCACTTTAGCATAGGTAACCACCTTTTGCACCACACTGCCGATAATCAGACTTTTAAATCCGCCCATGCCCCGGGTACCCATGACAATCAAATCGGCCCTGCGATCAACAGCGTAGCGCATCAGGCTCTCTGCCGGATGGCCCTTTAGGATTTCCGTCTGTAGAAAAATCCCCTGTTCCTCACCATAAACCACAGCCTGCTCCAGCAGCGGCCGGTACTGTTTCTCCCCATCGGCGTACCATTCATCCACTTCGTCAATGCTGGAGCTAAATTCAGGGGGCTTAACCACGCTGACTACGACCATCGTCGCCCCCTCAAACCTGGCAGCCAGGCCTACCGCCCAGACTAACGCCTTGTGGCTGCCGGCTGAGCCGTCATAGGCCACAACTATTTTTTTCAGATCCATGTCAATCGGCCTCCCTCTCCCTGATAACCATGTTTTTTATCACTGCCGGCGATTCGCTGGTCTCATCTGTCGGGAAAAACCACTTTTGGGCGATCATCGTCGGCACCACAGCACTCAAAATGACGGTTGCCACCAGTACACTGTACTGTCCCTCATTAATATAATGGTTAGTTAGTCCGTACAGGGACGAAATGGTGCCAAAGGTCAGGCCGGTGCTCATTAGCAAGGTAGTGTAAATACCGGTGCGCGGTGTATAGTGAAACCAGTTAGTCGCCGGCAGTACGCCGATAAATTTAGTCGCCATCTTGATCAGCAGGAAAACCAGGATGGTCCCGGACATCGTATACAAAGCGCCCACCGATACCAGTACTCCCGCTTTAATGAAATAAAACGGCGTAAAAACGGCAAACACAATAGCCCGCATCTTCGTCAACGTTGGCTTGTAATGCTTGAAAAAGCGGGCCATGGCCATGCCGATAATATAGGCCGGCAGTACCGCTTCGCTGCCGCTGATCACCGCCAGGTAGGCCAAAGCCAAGAGTACCAGAAAAATAAACTTGATTTCCGGCTCGCTGACTCGTCCGCCATACCATTTGAATACCCTGGCAGACAGCGGGGTAATAACCACTACGGCTACAATCATAACCGCCGTAAACCAGACAACCTTTAGCGAAAATCCGGTAAAGAGCAGTCCTAAGGCCAGCACCGTCCCCAAATCAGTGACAAAGCAGGCCGCCAGAATGCCTTGCCCTAGTCGACTGGCCGACAGCCCGCTTTCTACCATGACGGCATATACGACGGCCACCGAGGTGGTTGACAGCGCAATGCCGGCAATTTTAGCGGCATTACCATCCCAGCCGAACACATACTCGGCAAACCACATACCGCCCAGAAAGGGCAGCAGAAACGACAAAAAGCCAATCACCAGACTTTCTTTCAGGTTGCCTTTGAGGCTGTCGGGATCAATCTCAGCCCCGGCGAGAAAGGTTAATACCACAGCACCAAAGCCGGCTAAAAATGTAACCCACGGTGTAATCTCCAAATGCACGGCGTTGCCGCCAATCACACCCACGGCAATCTCCATCAGCGCCACCGAAATGCCCAGCCGGATAGACAGGACGGTGGCAATAAGGGCCAGCAGCACCCACTGCGCGGCAATAGCAAAGTTCTGTTCCATTGACAGCTACCTCCTTGTTAGTCCTTGACTAATACTCCCGGGGTGTGTTTTAAATTAGCGGAATGTTCCATGTCGAATAATTTTTGTGAAAAGACAATCTTCGCAAGAAGAATGGCCCTTACTTCTAAAAATTTTAACGATGGATGTCAAAAAAGCACGCTTCAAAGCACTCCGAACCATTTGCCAACACACCCTAGGGAAGGTAGGAGTTATTACCGCGTTCACTGCGGGGTTATGGCGAACTCCATCGCCGGTTTTTACGCCGTACTGCCTGAAAACCCAACCGGCCAGCCTGTCATTGGGCGGCAAAAGGATTGCCGAAGACAGCTTTTCCGCCCAGCTCGGCCTCAATCTCCAACAGGCGGTTATATTTGGCAATGCGTTCGCTGCGGCAAGCCGAACCGGTCTTGATCTGGCCGCCGCCCATGGCCACGGCAAAATCGGCCAGGAACGCATCTTCGGTCTCGCCGGAACGGTGGGAAACAACATAATTCCAGTCGGCCTGGCGGCACATTTTTATGGCCTCCACCGTCTCGCTCACCGTACCGATCTGATTTAGCTTAATAAGCACCGCATTGGTGGTCTTCTCCTTAATGCCGCGGGCAATGAATTTGGTATTGGTGACAAAAATATCGTCGCCTACAATCTGCAACGCCTGACCGAGGGCTGCCGTATGCTCCCGGAAGCCGTCCCAGTCATTTTCCGCTAATCCGTCTTCCAGAGAAACCAGGTAATATTTCTTGGCCCATTCCTTGTACAGCGCCGTCATTTCACTGCTGCTCTTTACTCCCTGCCCTGATTTTGTTAAATGATACTGACCATTTTCATAAAACGAACTGGCTGCCGGGTCAAGTGCCAGAGCAATATCCACACCCGGCACATAGCCGGCTGACCGGATGGCCTCGATAATCAACTCGCAGGCCTCCTCATTGCTCTTCAGGTTAGGTGCAAAGCCGCCCTCATCACCCACGCTGGTGGCATAACCCTGTTGTCCCAAAAGCTTTTTGAGCGCGTGAAAGGTTTCCACACCATATTGCAGGGCTTTGGCAAAGGTAGGCGCGCCGACCGGCATAACCATAAACTCCTGAAAATCCACACTGTTGTCGGCATGCTTGCCGCCGTTTAAAATATTCATCATCGGCACCGGCAGCCGCACCGCCTCGCTGCCGCCCAGATAGGCATAGAGTGGCAAGCCCCGTTCTATCGCTGCGGCCCGGGCAGCCGCCATGGAAACGCCCAGAATGGCGTTGGCGCCTAAATTGGCCTTAGTCGGTGTACCATCCAGCTCCAGCAGGAGCTGATCAATCGCCGCCTGATCGCCGGCATCCTGCCCGATCAGTTTCGGGGCTATGCGATTGTTGACATTGGCCACAGCCTGCAAAACCCCCTTACCGCCATAACGCGTCTTATCCCCGTCCCGCAGTTCCAGTGCCTCATTCTCACCGGTAGACGCGCCCGAAGGCACCGAAGCCGATGCCCTGCTGCCACCGGCCAGTTCCATATTGACCCGGATGGTCGGATTCCCCCGGGAATCCAAAATTTCTAACGCATTTACACTGACAATCCTGCTGCTCATACATAGCGCCTCCTTCGATAAATTACCTATAAGATTTGTTAGCAAACACCTATCAATACATTTAACTCTAATTTTTTCACCAATTAAACTTATATTAGACTTGTTCTTAGCAGCGGGCAGAAAAAAAACAGACTCCTACCACCTAAGTGGTAGGAGTCATTACCGTCTGCACGGACTTAAAGGCGAACTCCATCGCCGCTATAAAAATATGGCTTTATTATATCAGCCGGTCTGATTCTGCGTCAATAGCAACCGCTTTGCCAAACTCTGGCTCTACGGTAGTTACTTGCTGCAGAAGCTGCTGCATTTGCCTGGCAGCCCGCTGCAGCCGGCTGCACCGGTCTGCCACATCCTCAGTTTGTCCCTGTTTTTGCTCCGCCGCGGCGGCAACTGCCTGGGCAGTCCCGTCCACCGCCTCGGCCAGCCGGGCGCTAAAGGCTGCCCGGAAGGAATGAAAGGCCGCCTCCGTATTCTGTAAAAGAGCCCAACGCAGGCTTTCCACATTTCGCAGCACCAGGGCTTCCACCTGCCGTTCCAGCCGCTTGCGGATACGAACAAACCGAAATGAGGCCGGCAGCAGTACCTCCAGCCAGGTGTGGGGAATTCCCCCCAGGCCTGTTTGCCATTCCGTTTTTACCCAATAGGGCTGACGTTTCATTTGAAAGGTCAACTCCTGCTCCACCGCCTGATAATCAAGGGCAAAAATGGTAGCCGCCGTCTGACGTACCGCCTGAATCAATGCCTCAGCCCGCTGCTGATGAACAGCCATTACACCGGCCAGGTAGTCGCTAAACTGGTCGGCAGTGGCTGACAGTTCCCGGTCAAAGAAAGGAGCAACAGCCGCCATCAAGGCAGTCTGAGCGTCCCGCTCCAGACCGGGACGTTCACCACCGCTCAGCTCTTTTGCCACCACATGGGATAAGTAGTCCCGGGCCTTCCGCCGCAGGACGTCGGCCTGCTTCTCCAAAAAATCCAAAGCCCGTTTGCGGTCGCCGGCCAGTACGTCATCGGCCTGCTGCTCTTCGGCGGTCAATTCTGTTAGTTTCTGCCGCAGCGTTGCCTGCTTGGCGGCCAATTCATCGACCGGCATAAGCAGGACCTGGACGGCAAGCTCCAGCTCCAACAAGGCCTCCCGCAGCACGACAGCCAGCTTGGTTTCAATAGCCACGGCCAGTACCGCCTGCATTTCCTGCCGGAAGAAAGCTGTTAATGCCTCCTCCAGCAGGCCTAACCCACTAGCCGCCAGCAGACGGCTATCACCTCTCTCTTTGCCCAAAACTGCCTGCCGGGCCGATACCCGATAGACGGTTTCCACTGTTATGCCGGCCTGTTCCCGCAAAACCTGCCGCAAAAAGCTAACCATGGTATCCTGTTCCTCACCGCTGAGATGATCAGCCTTATTGAGCACAAAAAACAAACGCCGGACATGATGCTGCACAATCTGCAGAAATGCCAATTCCGCCGCCGTAACCGGCGGGTCGGCCGATACAACAAACAGCGCGGCATCACACTGGGCAAGAAACCGGAGCGTCGTGTCCGTATTATGCCGGAAAGTAGAACCAATGCCCGGCGTATCAATTAGGACGACTCCGCCAGCCAGCAGTGCTGCCGGATATTCTACAATTACCTGCTCCACTTGCAAACAATTGGCCGGGTTGGCCTGTTCCGCCACAAACCGGCTCAAATAGTCTGCCAGTGACACATCATCATCAAACACACCCTGGTCTTCCCGTCCGTCAGCAAACGTTATATATGCCCGCCGCCCGATCCCCTGGCGGATGACGGTCGGTAGGGCCGTCACCGGCACCAAGCTGGACGGCAAAAACGGGCCGCCCAGCAAAGCATTGATCAGGCTGCTTTTGCCACGCTTAAATTGCCCCAGCACCGCCAAATGAAATTGTTTTTCCCTCAGCCGCTCCGCTAGGTTTTCCACCCGGACAGCATGCGGGATAAATCGATTGCCAACCTGCCTTAGCTGCCCGGCTGCCTCTTCCAGCAGTCCGGTCAGGCAGGCTTCCTGTTCCGGCATACGGTCATATTTCATCCCGCTCTCTCCCTTCTCAAGCTGCCACTGCTCCGTGTTTCAGCACGGGCATGGTCAGACGCCACTTACCAAATAAATCAGGCATACCCGGCGTTTAAAACAGCCCAGCAGCCGGTAAAGCCGATTCAGCCATAACCGGCCGGCCGGAGCCACCGGAACCAGCCTTTTAAAATCAGTTTCTTTAACCGATTCCACCGTCACCATTCCGTCGCTGCACATATCATCAAGACAGTTCAGCAACTGCCAAAGCCGGGACTCCCGGTCCAGTACCTCAATCATCACCGGCAGTTCCTGACAAAGCTTCCACGGCTGTTCCACATGCCAGGTGTCACTGCCGCCATACCCCATACAGCCCTGCAGCGCAGCAACCCTGACAATTCCCAGGGACTTGGCTTTCCCTACCACCGCTTGATACAGCGACCTGCCCCGGTAACGGTCAGTGGTTTGTAAATAGATACATATTCGCAGAACCGGGTCTTTTTCTTGCATAGTCTTCTACCCCCTATGTTTCTGGGTAACCACTGATTAACAACCGCTCTCCCTCATCCCGGCAGGCTGGCTTTCTTGCCGCGTACCTCTTCCAGTAAATCAGCCAACTCCAACAGGTAATCCTGCACCGGGGCCGAGAAGCATAACGCGATGCCCTCCCCCGTCAACTGTAACCGCCAAATGCCGGTCTGCTCACCAATCGCCGGTATCAACTGCCAGTCTTTAATCTTGGTTAACGGAACATACCGGTGTACTATTCCATACCGGCCGGTATTTCCGTCGCTGCCGTCGTCACTTATGCAAATCAGTTCCTTATCGGTCAACACACTTACATAAGCAGGCACTACACGGCGCTGAAAAAACAGCAGCCACGGAACGTCGATCTCCGGCTGATACACCTGCCCCAATATCCGTTCTCCCGGCAGAAGGCTGTCCCGGGCATAACTCCAGAATTTGTAGTCCGCGGCGGCCAACCCGGCCAGTTTGGCCTGTTCCTCCACCAACGATGCATTGCCTGTTCCGGTCCAGCTCCGGCGGACAGCCTGCACTATCCGGGTAAACAGCGGCGCCACGACCGCGTTATATTCTACCTGAACCGAAGCCGGCCGCCCACCTGGAACGCCGCTCAGCCGCAGCCAGGAATACAAATGTACTGCCCCCTGTTCCACATAATCGATCTCGTCAAACAACCACTCACTACTGCTAACCCCTCCTGGCGTATTTTCCAACACCGTAACTCCCTGTTCGGACAATACCGTCAGTCGGGCGTTCACTTTACGATTGCCCCAAGCATCGGGCGGCGAATAAATCAAATACGGCAAAGGCCGGTTAAAGTCGACAAACGGCCAAAACGATTCGGGAAATTCCTCCCGGGAAATAACCTGGCGGGCCCAGGCATCAGTCAGCGACGGCATGTGTGTTCCCTCCTTTCTGTATGTAAAAAAACAAAGACTCCTACCGTTTTCCGGTAGGAGTCATCACCTGGCCAGCCAGGATTGGAGCGAACTCCATCGCTCTCTTACTTACTCTTATTGTAACAATTGGGAAGTGTCCCCGTCAAGCATCCGGCAACTTTCCTCCTGTTTCCCTAGTGTCATAACACACAGCAGCACCTGCCAGGACACTCTGCCGCCATAGGCTGGATACCCTCTAAGAAAAAACCCGCCGCCCTGTTGATCAACTTTTTGGGGCATTCGCCAACCCTTGTTAAAGCAGCCTTAGCTTCGTAACGTTGCAATCAGCCGTTGGGGCTGTAAAAGCAGTTTGATGGCCTCCACCGGCGACTGAACCACAACGTTTGCCAGCGACAGCAGGCACGCCCCGGCTCCTTCCGGGCCTAATACGCAGATTCGCAGCCCGGCAATAAAAAACATGGGTTGATCATTGACGCCATTACCGATGACTACGGTATGCTCAGAACCCCACGTTTGAACATACCGGGCTTTATCTGTACCATCTTGTCCCGGCTCCAATATAATAAGTTCCACTCCCGGCAAGTCTGCCAGTGCCTGGCGTGCCAAGCCAAACGTATCTGCCGTTATTACGGATACCTGTATCTTGGCTGACAGCTCAACCAGTAAGTGACGCACGTCCTCACTTATTCTTCCTTCCTCTGCCAATGTTCCATTAAAATCAAATACCGCATGGCGGAATTCATACTGTCTGCCATTAGGCAACTGTACAGAAATCACTTTCTCCACTCTCCCTCGTATAGCATGTAATCTTTCATCGGTAGAACAGTTTGGCGACACCTGTTCTCAGCCATGCAGCTAGGGAATCACTAATTTATTTACAATGCACATCCTGACGGATCTTTTTCCGTCTGGCTGCGTCAGCAAAACCTTGAAATAGGGACCGCTATTCCTGCGGTTTTACTTCCT carries:
- a CDS encoding universal stress protein, yielding MDLKKIVVAYDGSAGSHKALVWAVGLAARFEGATMVVVSVVKPPEFSSSIDEVDEWYADGEKQYRPLLEQAVVYGEEQGIFLQTEILKGHPAESLMRYAVDRRADLIVMGTRGMGGFKSLIIGSVVQKVVTYAKVPVVVVK
- a CDS encoding dynamin family protein — protein: MKYDRMPEQEACLTGLLEEAAGQLRQVGNRFIPHAVRVENLAERLREKQFHLAVLGQFKRGKSSLINALLGGPFLPSSLVPVTALPTVIRQGIGRRAYITFADGREDQGVFDDDVSLADYLSRFVAEQANPANCLQVEQVIVEYPAALLAGGVVLIDTPGIGSTFRHNTDTTLRFLAQCDAALFVVSADPPVTAAELAFLQIVQHHVRRLFFVLNKADHLSGEEQDTMVSFLRQVLREQAGITVETVYRVSARQAVLGKERGDSRLLAASGLGLLEEALTAFFRQEMQAVLAVAIETKLAVVLREALLELELAVQVLLMPVDELAAKQATLRQKLTELTAEEQQADDVLAGDRKRALDFLEKQADVLRRKARDYLSHVVAKELSGGERPGLERDAQTALMAAVAPFFDRELSATADQFSDYLAGVMAVHQQRAEALIQAVRQTAATIFALDYQAVEQELTFQMKRQPYWVKTEWQTGLGGIPHTWLEVLLPASFRFVRIRKRLERQVEALVLRNVESLRWALLQNTEAAFHSFRAAFSARLAEAVDGTAQAVAAAAEQKQGQTEDVADRCSRLQRAARQMQQLLQQVTTVEPEFGKAVAIDAESDRLI
- a CDS encoding DUF190 domain-containing protein yields the protein MPKIASQAKRLRIYIGESDHWKRRSLYQAIVEKAKELDMAGATVFRGIVGYGANSRIHTASIVDLSSDLPILVEIIDSEDYVAKLLPFLDDMLEEGMVTIDDIEVIKYGHKPPKR
- a CDS encoding DUF190 domain-containing protein, which encodes MQEKDPVLRICIYLQTTDRYRGRSLYQAVVGKAKSLGIVRVAALQGCMGYGGSDTWHVEQPWKLCQELPVMIEVLDRESRLWQLLNCLDDMCSDGMVTVESVKETDFKRLVPVAPAGRLWLNRLYRLLGCFKRRVCLIYLVSGV
- a CDS encoding cation:proton antiporter → MEQNFAIAAQWVLLALIATVLSIRLGISVALMEIAVGVIGGNAVHLEITPWVTFLAGFGAVVLTFLAGAEIDPDSLKGNLKESLVIGFLSFLLPFLGGMWFAEYVFGWDGNAAKIAGIALSTTSVAVVYAVMVESGLSASRLGQGILAACFVTDLGTVLALGLLFTGFSLKVVWFTAVMIVAVVVITPLSARVFKWYGGRVSEPEIKFIFLVLLALAYLAVISGSEAVLPAYIIGMAMARFFKHYKPTLTKMRAIVFAVFTPFYFIKAGVLVSVGALYTMSGTILVFLLIKMATKFIGVLPATNWFHYTPRTGIYTTLLMSTGLTFGTISSLYGLTNHYINEGQYSVLVATVILSAVVPTMIAQKWFFPTDETSESPAVIKNMVIREREAD
- the eno gene encoding phosphopyruvate hydratase, which codes for MSSRIVSVNALEILDSRGNPTIRVNMELAGGSRASASVPSGASTGENEALELRDGDKTRYGGKGVLQAVANVNNRIAPKLIGQDAGDQAAIDQLLLELDGTPTKANLGANAILGVSMAAARAAAIERGLPLYAYLGGSEAVRLPVPMMNILNGGKHADNSVDFQEFMVMPVGAPTFAKALQYGVETFHALKKLLGQQGYATSVGDEGGFAPNLKSNEEACELIIEAIRSAGYVPGVDIALALDPAASSFYENGQYHLTKSGQGVKSSSEMTALYKEWAKKYYLVSLEDGLAENDWDGFREHTAALGQALQIVGDDIFVTNTKFIARGIKEKTTNAVLIKLNQIGTVSETVEAIKMCRQADWNYVVSHRSGETEDAFLADFAVAMGGGQIKTGSACRSERIAKYNRLLEIEAELGGKAVFGNPFAAQ
- a CDS encoding HAD family hydrolase, giving the protein MISVQLPNGRQYEFRHAVFDFNGTLAEEGRISEDVRHLLVELSAKIQVSVITADTFGLARQALADLPGVELIILEPGQDGTDKARYVQTWGSEHTVVIGNGVNDQPMFFIAGLRICVLGPEGAGACLLSLANVVVQSPVEAIKLLLQPQRLIATLRS